CATCCCCGCAGGCGCTGATAAACGCGTCTTTTGCTGCGGTCAGATCACCACAGGAGCTATCAAGATCTACGCTATGGGCCTGCTGGAAGTCCTTGTTTTCAATGCCGCCGAGAAGCAGCTTGCCTTGGGTGCGGATAGCCAGCGTATTGCCAATATGCTCGATATCTTCAATAGCCTTCATCGCAACCACCTCGCCATCGGGGTTGCTCTGCGTAGCAGAGGCGGCGGGGGTGGCGTTACCGACGGGAGCCTGATTGTCATCGGCGACTTCACTCACGCTTGTGCCGCAGGCAGCCAGCGTGATGGTGCTCAGTGCGATTCCAAGGGTCTTTGCAGCGATCTTCACAGCCGATAACACTACCAGCCGAAAGTTGGATTAGAGGGTGACGTCGTCAAGCGCTTTGGCAATGGCCCGGGGCAAGGTGACGTTCTCTGCTGCAATAAGCTCGGCGCACTGTTCTTCGGTGCGTGGCGTGGCCAAGATGCTTGACACTCCTGATTGGTGGCGCACCCACGCTGCTGCAGCAATGGCCATGGAAATGCCCAAGCCCTCGGCTGCGGTGCGCAAGGCCTCAACTACCGCCTCGCTGCCGGTAAGCAAGCCATGGGCCTCGGCGTAGCGCTGGGGATTTTCCTTAGCCTGGAATGATCGCTGATAACGCCCGCTTAATACCCCCTGGGCTAGGGGAGCACCAGCGATGATGCCAACTCCTAAATACTCAGCGGCGGGAAACAAATCGGTTTCTGGAGTGCGGTGCAAAAGGTGATAGGGAGTAATGGCGGCAACCACCGAGGGGCGATGGGTAAGTGCAAGCTGCCATCCCTGGTAGCCGCGCACCCCTGCGTATCGCACCTTGCCCTGGCGCACCACCTGTTCGAGGGTGTCGGCTACCTCAAAGGCTGGGGTGTGCGGGTCCCAGAAGCCCACGCTCCAAAGGTCAATGTGGTCGCGGCCAAGTGCTCGCAACATTGCGTCGAGCTGAGAGATGAGGTTGCGGCGCGAACAGTCCACGCGCCTTCCCATCGGTGCTTCGGGGTTGACTCCCGAAGCCACGGAGATGATGTCTTCAGCATCGAGCAAGCTAGACGCCATAGCAACGGCGCCAGGGGAGACGTCGACAAGCGTGCCTCCGGCATCCTTAAAGGTATGCACAATCGCACGGGCCTGATCCCAATCGGTGCCCTTGCCCCAGGTTTCGGTGCCAAGACCTAGGCTCGATACTCTTAAACCGCTGGCGCCAATCGTTGCTTCTCTCACGCTTAACCAGATTAGTAGTACGCTGCCCTACGTGATTGAACACAGCCAAACTTTGCATGCCGCAGCCACGAGCGATCTCTCCTGGGCTCAAACCATTGTGCTCTCTATCGTTCAAGGGCTCACCGAGTTTTTGCCCGTTAGCTCCTCCGGCCACCTTCGCATCGTCTCTGAACTTTTTTGGGGCGAAGATGCCGGCGCCAGCTTTACCGCCGTGGTGCAACTAGGCACCGAAGCCGCGGTGCTGGTGTACTTTGCCAAAGATATCTGGCGCATCCTCAAAGCCTGGTTCCAAGGCCTTGCAGATAAGAGCAAGAGGAACTTCGATTACCGCATGGGCTGGATGGTCATCGTAGGCACGATCCCGGTTTCTTTGATGGGCGTGTTGTTCAAAGACGCAATCCGTGAAGGCGCGCGCAACCTCTGGATCACCGCGAGCGTGCTGGTGCTGTTTTCCTTCGTGTTTATCTTGGCTGAAAAGCTCGGCAGCAAACGCCGCGATTTTGAGCAGCTCACCATGAAAGATGCAATCATCATGGGTTTTGCCCAGTGCCTGGCCTTAATCCCTGGTGTTTCTCGCTCCGGCGGCACCATTTCTGCCGGTCTGTTCGTCGGCCTCAATCGCGAGGTAGCCGCGCGCTTTAGCTTCTTGCTGGCCATCCCCGCAGTGCTTGCCTCGGGGCTTTTCTCACTGCCAGACGCCTTTAACCCTGAAGCTGGCCAGGCGGCCTCGGGAGCTCAGCTTTTGGTTGGCACCGGCATTGCCTTTGTGTTGGGTTATGTCTCCATTGCTTGGTTGCTCCGCTTTGTTTCTCACCACTCCTTTGCCTGGTTTGCGGCTTACCGCATCCCGGTTGGCCTTGGTGTGATGGCGCTGCTCGCCACAGGCGTGCTCCAGCCGATCTAGGCCAACGCCAGGGCTTTTTATCGGCGCGCCTGCCTCAAGGCAGTGCTACCTATGGTCCTCGCTGTAACTCTTTTAGCCCGATGCAATACAGTGGTTGGCATGCATTCTTGGCCCAAGCCCGAAATAGCCACGCTGGATTTCTCCGTTCCTCCGCTGCGTTTATATGATTCCGCCGATCAGCGCATCAAGGAAGTTGAGACGGACCAACAACCGCTCGGGGTATATGTGTGCGGTATTACTCCCTACGATTCCACGCACCTTGGGCACGCTGCGACGTATTTGAGCTTTGATTTGGCCATTCGGCACCTGCTTGCTGCAGGCCACCAGGTGCATTACGTGCAAAACATCACCGATGTTGATGATCCGCTCTTTGAGCGTGCTGCGCGCGATGGTGTGGATTGGCGCGAACTTGGCACAAGCCAAATCGATCTATTCCGCTCCGATATGGAAGCCTTAAGCGTGATCCCGCCGCAGGATTATATCGGCGCGATGGAAAGCGTGGATGAGGTGGTGCGCATGGTCCAACAGCTCTTAGATGCAGGGGCCGCGTACATCACCGAGGGCGAGTATGCCGATATTTATGCCTCGATTGAGGCCACTGATCACTTTGGCTACGAGTCCAATTACGACCGCGCCACCATGGAAACCTTGTTTGCTGAGCGTGGCGGCGATCCAGAGCGTCCGGGTAAACGCGATCCGCTCGATGCACTGATTTGGCGTGCGGCACGAGAAGGCGAGCCCTCCTGGGATGCGCCCTTTGGTGCCGGCAGGCCCGGTTGGCATGTGGAATGTTCTGCCATCGCCACCAACCGCCTTGGCAAGCACTTTGCTATCCAAGGTGGCGGGGCGGATCTGAAGTTCCCGCACCATGAATTCTCCGCTGCCCATGCTGAGGCTGCGCTGGGGTGTCCTCGCATGGCTGGCCACTATGCTCACGCCGGCATGATCGCCCTTGATGGGGTCAAGATGAGCAAGTCGCTTGGCAATTTGGTGTTTGTATCCAAGCTCACGGCAGCCGGCCACGATCCGGCGGCGATTCGCCTTGGTGTGTTTGCTGGGCATTATCGCTCGGACAGGGATTGGTCCGATAGCGTGCTTGAGACTGCAGAGCAGCGCTTATCGCTATGGCGTGAGGCCTGCTTGAAGGCCGAAGATGCCCAGGCAGCAGCACAGCTTTGCCAGCAGGTGGCGCAGGCTTTGGCCAATGACTTAGATACCCCGGCCGCCATCGAGCTTATCGACGCCTGGGCGCGCACCACACTTGACTCACAGGGCCAAGCTGCAAGCAAGCAGCACGCACCTCGAATTGAGCAATCGGAGCTATCGCCTGCTGGCCTCAAGGTAGTGGCATGTGCTGACGCGCTACTTGGCATCAAACTCTAGGAGGAACGCATGAGCACCACCCCCGAAGCACAGATTGACGCTTGGATCAGCAGCCTGGAGGAATTCGCCACCGGCACCTACCTCAAGCCGGAAGAGCGCACCTTTTGGGAACCACCTTTTGCCGTAGAAGCGCTTGAGCAATTGCGCGAAATTTTGATGGGTTTTGTGCGCGAGCAAGGCCTTGCCCAAACGCCCGAAAAGCCCACTAAGCCCCAAAGCCTCGATGCGGAGGCCTTTGATGCTGGGCTTAAGGATCTGGAACGCAGCCTGCTTGAATTTAATTCTCAGCACTTCGATGCCGTGATTGAACCCGAAGAGCACGAAGAATTAAACCAGCTCATTGCCCAAATTGCTCGCTACGGTGGGGTAGAGGTTGCACACTTAGACGCCTTCCCGCTTTTTGAAGAAGAATAGGGCGGGCTTGGGGTTCGAGCCCACAAACATACTAAGCTGTCTACTCGATGACTACCGCGAGCACTGCACAGCAATCTGAATTCCTCGACGCGCTCCAGCGCCACGTTCTCATCGGCGATGGCGCCATGGGCACCCAGCTTCAAGGTTTCGAGCTCGACCTCGAAAAAGACTTCCTGAACCTCGAGGGCTGCAACGAAATTCTCAACCACACCCGGCCTGATGTGGTGGGCAGTATTCACCGAGCCTATTTTGAGGCCGGTGCCGATTTAGTAGAAACCAATACCTTCGGCTGTAACCTTCCCAACCTGGCAGATTATGACATCGCAGATCGCTGCCGTGAGCTTGCCTATAAAGGCGCCAAGATCGCCCGCGAGGTGGCCGATGATTTAGGTCCTGGCCGCGATGGGATGCGCCGTTTTGTGGTTGGCTCTTTAGGCCCTGGCACCAAACTGCCCTCCCTCGGGCATGCTCCCTTTGAACGCCTGCGTGATTACTACCTTGAGGCTGCCCTAGGCCTGGTAGAAGGCGGTGCTGATGCCATTTTGATCGAGACGGCTCAGGATCTGCTCCAGGTCAAAGCCGCGGTGCATGGTTGCAAGCTCGCCTTCGAACAGCTCGGTACAACCCTGCCGCTGATCTGCCACGTCACCGTGGAAACCACCGGCACTATGTTGTTGGGCTCGGAAATCGGCGCGGCGCTGACCGCCATTGAGCCTTTGGGCGTAGACATGATTGGCCTAAACTGCGCTACCGGCCCCGATGAGATGAGCGAGCACCTTCGCTATCTTTCTCAAAACGCCAATATGCCAGTGTCGGTGATGCCCAATGCCGGCCTGCCGCAGCTTGGACCCAATGGCGCTGTGTATCCGCTGGGTGCAGAGGGTTTGGCCGATGCACTGTACCGATTTGTAGAAGACTATGGCTTGCGCATGGTCGGCGGCTGCTGTGGTACCACCCCGGAGCATATTGCTGCGGTGCGCGATGCCGTGGTGGGCAAGGCAACACCTGCAGCGCGCAAGACCCCTGAGCTTGATTCGGTGTCTTCGCTCTACAGCTCGGTACCGCTGAGCCAAGATACCGGCATCACCATGATCGGTGAGCGCACCAACGCCAATGGCTCCAAGGCCTTCCGCGAGGCCATTTTGAGCGGCGATTGGGAAACCTGCATTGATATTGCCAAGCAGCAAACCCGCGATGGCGCCCACATGATTGACCTCTGCGTGGATTATGTTGGCCGCGATGGCACCGAGGATATGGCCAAGTTGGCCTCCTTGATTGCTACCAGCTCCACCTTGCCGGTGATGATCGACTCCACCGAGCCTGAGGTAATTCGTACTGGCCTGGAACACCTCGGTGGTAGGTGTGCGGTGAACTCGGTGAACTTTGAAGATGGCGATGGCCCGGATTCTCGCTATCAAAAGATCATGGCCTTGGTGCAGCGCCATGGCGCCGCCGTGGTGGCATTGACCATTGATGAGGAAGGCCAGGCTCGTACCGCCGAGCATAAGATCCGCATCGCCGAACGCCTGATTACAGATATCACCGGTACCTGGGGCTTGAGTGAGCAAGACATCATCGTCGACTGTTTGACCTTCCCCATCTCTACCGGCCAGGAAGAAACACGTCGCGATGGCATCGAAACGATCGAGGCGATCCGCGAGCTGAAGCGCCGTCACCCGAAGATTCACACCACCTTAGGCCTTTCCAATATCTCCTTTGGCCTGAACCCTGCGGCGCGCCAGGTGCTGAATTCGGTGTTCTTGCATGAGTGCGTGGAAGCTGGTTTGGATTCTGCGATTGCGCACAGCTCCAAGATTTTGCCCATGAACCGCATTGAGGATCGCCAGCGCGAAGTAGCCCTGGATATGATCTACGACCGCCGCACTGAGGATTATGATCCGCTGCAGGTGTTCATGGAGCTTTTCGAAGGCGTTTCAGCGGCCTCTTCGAAGGATGCTCGCGCCGAGGCGCTTGCCGCCATGCCGCTGTTTGAGCGCATTGCACAGCGCGTGATCGATGGCGAGAAAAACGGCATCGAGGCCGACCTCGACGCAGGTATGAAGGAAAAGGAACCGCTGCAGATCATCAATGAGGATCTGCTTGAGGGCATGAAAACGGTGGGCGAGCTCTTTGGCTCTGGGCAGATGCAGCTTCCCTTCGTGTTGCAATCGGCTGAAACCATGAAGCATGCCGTGGCCCACCTCGAGCAGTTTATGGAGGCCAAAGACGACTCCGGCTCCAATGGCACCATCGTGATCGCCACCGTTAAGGGCGATGTGCACGATATTGGTAAGAACCTCGTAGACATCATTTTGTCTAATAACGGCTTTAACGTGGTCAATATCGGCATCAAGCAACCCATTGCCAATATTTTGGAGGCGGCAGAAAAGCACGATGCGCACGCCATCGGCATGTCGGGGTTGTTGGTGAAGTCCACGGTGATTATGAAAGAAAATCTCCAGGAGATGAATGCCGTGGCGAAGGCCCATTTCCCGGTGATCCTCGGTGGCGCTGCGCTCACCCGCGCCTATGTTGAAGACGACTTAGCTGAGATCTATGAAGGCGATGTGCACTACGCCAAAGACGCCTTCGAATCTCTCAGGCTGATGCAGGAGTTCATGGCCAGGATCAACGGCGATGCTCCGGCGGTGGATTCTGCCGAGGCCATCAAGACCCAGGAAAAGCGCGAAGAGCGCAAGGCTCGCCGCGAGCGTTCCAAGCGCATTGCTGCAGAGCGCAAGGCACAACTTGAGCCAGTGGAGGTACCGGAGCGTTCCGCCGTGGCCCGCGATGTGCCGGTGGCAACGCCACCATTTTGGGGATCGCGTGTGGTCAAGGGCATCCCCTTGGCTGATTATCTGCCGCTGTTAGATGAGCGCGCTTTGTTCATGGGCCGTTGGGGCTTGAAGGGCACTCGTGGTGGCGAGGGCCCAAGCTATGAGGAGTTGGTAGAAACCGATGGCCGCCCAAGGCTTCGCTACTGGCTTGATCGCCTCAAGGCAGAAGGTGTGCTCGATCATGCCGCGTTGGTCTATGGCTTCTATCCTGCCGTTTCGGAAGGCGATACGGTGATCCTTCTTGCCGAGCCGGATCCGAAGGCTGCCGAGGTTGCTCGTTTTGAGTTCCCACGCCAGCAGCGCGGAAAGTTCTTGTGCATTGCCGATTTCATCCGGGATCGCGAATTGGCTGAAGCAACCGGCCAGGTGGATGTGTTCCCCATGCAGTTGGTCACGATGGGCCAACCCATCGCAGATTTTGCCAATGAGCTTTTTGCCGCGGATAACTACCGAGATTATTTGGAGGTTCACGGCGTAGGCGTGCAACTGACCGAGGCGCTTGCCGAATACTGGCACTCGCGTATCCGCCAAGACTTGGCCTTAAGCGATGGCACCTCCGCAGGCGATGAAGATGCCGAGAACCCCGAGCGCTTCTTCAACCTCGAATACCGTGGGGCCCGCTATTCCTTCGGCTATGGCTCCTGCCCGAATCTGGAAGACCGCGCAACGCTGGTTGAGTTGCTTGAACCTGAGCGCCTTGGTGTGAGTTTGAGTGAGGAGCTTCAGCTTCATCCTGAGCAATCCACCGACGCCTTCGTGCTGTATCACCCAGAGGCAAAGTACTTCAATGTTTAGCGCCATGATCTGGGACATGGACGGCACCCTGGTCGATTCCGAACCGCTTTGGGCCAGGGGCACCTTTGCGATGAGCGAGGCCATGGGCAAAAGGCTCACCCCTGAGCTGCAGGCTCAGACGGTTGGGGCGAGTTTTAGCTACACCGCGCGCCTGTGTGCCGAGCACGCTGGTGTAGAGCTTTTCGACGAAGCGTATTGGCGCCGCTTTGCCTTTGAGAACATGCGCAAGATGTTCTCAGAAGAACTGACACTGCGCCCGGGTGTGGCCACGATGCTGCAACGCTTCAAAGCCTCCGGGGTGCCCATGGCCATTGCCACTAATACAGAACGCGAGGTAGCCGATGCCGCCATTGCGTTTCTGGGTGCGGAGCTGTTTCAAGCCACGGTGTGTGGCGATGAGGTGCCTCAAGGCAAACCGGCACCCGATATCTATCACCGCGCCGCCGAATTGCTTGGTGTAGCTCCTTCGCAGTGCTTGGTCTTTGAAGATTCCCAAGCAGGAATGCGTGCAGCTTTGGCCGCGAAGGCAACGGTGGTGGGCTTACCTGAGCGCGAGGAGGATCTTGTGCAGGGAGCTGCCTCGATGCGAGCACTGGTGGGCGGGATCGACTTTGATTTTGATCAGGCCGGAGATCTGGCGTTTTGGTGTGATGCCCTGCAAATGGGGGACTAACGCCTGAAGTGGATCCAAGAAGGTGGCATACTTAGCCATCGTGAAAAACTTCGATTCCCTGTTTGAAGAGCTCCTAGATCGCGCCGAGACCCGCCCGGAGGGTTCCGGCACCGTGAAAGCACTGGATGCAGGCATTCATACCCTGGGCAAGAAAGTGATTGAAGAAGCCGGCGAGGTGTGGCTGGCTGCCGAGCACGAATCTGATGAGGCCTTGGCTGAGGAGATCGCCCAGCTTATGTACTGGTCTCAGGTGATCATGCTCAAGCGCGGTCTGCGCCCGGAAGATATTTATAAATACCTCTAAAGAGAAAGGCCCGAAGCACGTGCTGAAGGTTGCTATTCCCAATAAGGGTTCATTGTCTGAGGCTGCCTCGGAGATTCTCAAAGAAGCCGGGTACGTCGGCCGAGGTGAGTCGAAGATGCTCACCGTATTGGACAAGGCCAACGACGTTGAGTTCTTTTTCCTGAGACCCAAAGACATCGCAATTTATGTTGCAGGTGGGCAGCTTGATTTAGGTATCACTGGCAGGGATCTTGCGGCTGATTCCAAGGCGGACGTGGATGAGGTGATGACCTTAGGTTTCGGCGCATCGACCTTCCGCTATGCCGCGCCTAAGGACCAAGCGTGGGACGTCGAAAAGCTAGAAGGCAAGCGGGTTGCTACCTCCTACCCGAATCTGGTGCGCCAAGATCTTGCGCGCCGCGGGATTCAGGCGCAGGTGATTCGCTTAGATGGTGCGGTGGAGATTTCCATCAAATTGGGTGTGGCTGATGCCATTGCCGATGTGGTCTCTACTGGCAGAACCTTGCGCAAACAAGGCCTGGAGCCTTTTGGCGAACCTTTGGTGGATTCGCAGGCCGTGGTGGTAGGCCGCAAGGGCGTTGAGGTGAATCAGGAACAGAAGGTGTTCTTGGCGCGTTTGCAGGGCATTTTGCACGCTCAGCACTACCTCATGCTCGATTACAATGTCGATGCTGCGCGCCTGGAGCAGGCTCGGGCGATTACTCCTGGTGTGACTGGCCCTACGGTGTCGCCTTTGGCGCGCGAAGGCTGGGTTGCGGTTCGCGCCTTGGTGCCTCGTGCGAAGGCCAATCAGATTATGGATTCGTTGGTTGATATTGGGGCAGAAGCGATTTTGGCCTCCGATATCCGTATTGCCAGGGTCTAGTTTTTCTCTTTGGTGGCATTGCCCACGTTTCCCCCGCATCTTGTGCTCAAGATCCGGGGGTTTTCGCACGTCAATGAGCTTTTTTGGCGAGCATGCTGGGGTGGTTCAAAAGTTGCATGCATAGGTTTGCATGGCGCAAGATGGGGGATGAGCGCGTAGCAGCACCAATGCTGCTACCAACGAAGAAAAGGACGCATGTTCATGGTGATCCTCCATATTCTGATCGTGCTCTTCGCGATCATTCTCGGCGTGCGGCTCGGCTCCATCGGCATCGGTTTTGCCGGAGGCCTAGGTGTTTTGCTTCTTGGTCTTTTCGGAGTTCCCGTCACCCGCGAAGACATCCCCTTCGACGTCATCGGCATCATCATGGCCGTGATCGCCGCGATCTCTGCCATGCAGCGCGCAGGCGGCATGGACTACCTGGTGCATATCGCCGAAAAAGCACTGCGCAAAAACCCCAAGTACATCACCTACGTTGCCCCAGTGGTGACGTATCTGATGACGCTTTTTGCCGGCACCGGCCACACTGCATTTTCCACCCTGCCCGTGATTGTCGAGGTATCCAAAGAATCCGGCATTCGGCCTTCCCGCCCGCTTTCGGTTGCCGTGCCAGCATCGCAGATGGCAATTACCGCCTCTCCGATTTCTGCCGCAGTGGTCTTTGTCGCCTCCATCCTCGAACCCATGGGCGTTGGCTATCTCACCTTGCTTGCCGTGGCCATCCCCGCGACGTTTCTATCCATCTTCCCAACGGCGTGGCTGGCTAATCGCCTGGGCAAAGAGCTCGACCAAGACCCCGTCTATCAACAACGCCTGGCCAAAGGCCTGGTGGCCAAACCCAAGGGCCAGCAAGCCTTTCAGGCCAGCACCGCCGGCAAAGCCTCGGTGTGGATCTTCCTCATCGCCATTGTGCTGGTGATGGTCTATGCCACGCTCATCTCCGATCAGGTGGGGCTGATTAGCGATCCGACGCTGCCGCGTAACGAAGCCATCATGGCAATGATGCTTGCTGCCGCCACCGCCATCGTGATGGTGTGCAAGATTCCTGCGGATGAGATCTTAAAAACCCAAGTGTTCCGCTCGGGCATGTCGGCCTGCGTATGCGTGCTCGGCGTGGCCTGGCTTGGCACCACCTTGATTAACTACTACATCGAAGACATCAAGGGCTTTTCCACCGAGCTGCTCGGTTCCTATCCCTGGATGCTGGCAGTGGTGCTCTTCTTTGCAGCAGCGCTGTTGTATTCCCAGGCAGCAACCTCCAAGGCGCTCTTGCCAGCAGCTCTTGCGATCGGCGTATCCCCACTGACGGTAGTGGCGGCATTCCCCGCGGTATCCGCACTCTTCTTGCTGCCGACCTATCCCACCTTGCTGGCCGCAGTGGAGATGGACGATACGGGCTCAACCAGGATCGGCAATGCTGTATTCAACCACCCCTTCATCATCCCCGGCACCCTTGCCATCGCCATCGCAGTAGCACTGGGCTTCCTTTTCGGATCGGTGATGATCTAGGCAAAAAGCAGCAGTACTTTAGCCCTACAAAACACATTCACCCCGTATCATTTGGGGTGCGTACCACTCCCAATACCTCAAGGAGTTTCACATGGCATCAAAGGCCAACACCAAAGACCTCAAAGACACCCACGGTGCAGAAGCCGAGGCTTTAGAAGAAAAGAAGCAGGCGGAACAGCAAGAGGCCAAAAAGCAGCAGCCTAGCCGCAGCACCTCCACCAAAAAGCCGAAGGTGCGTATTGAAGAAGACCTTCTCGGCGAGATGGAGATCCCCGAGGATGCCTACTACGGCATTCACACCATGCGTGCCATCGAGAACTATCAGATCTCTCGCACCACCATCAACCACGTTCCGGAGTTCATCCGCGGCATGGTCTCGGTAAAAAAGGCAGCGGCAAGAGCTAATCGACGCCTCCACGTCCTGCCAAAGGAAAAGGCCGAAGCCATCGAGTGGGCATGTGATCAGATCTTGGTGGAAGGCCGCTGCATGGATCAATTCCCCATCGACGTCTTCCAAGGCGGCGCAGGCACCAGCTTGAACATGAACACCAATGAGGTGGTAGCCAACCTCGCACTGGAATACCTGGGCAAGCCCAAGGGCGCCTACGACGTGATCAACCCCAATGATGACGTGAATATGAGCCAATCCACCAACGATGCCTACCCCACGGGCTTTCGCCTTGGTGTCTACGCTTGCATGCTGCGTTTGATCGATGAGATCAACGAGCTCGAGCGCGCCTTCCGCGATAAGGGCTCTGAATTCGTGGACATTTTGAAGATGGGCCGCACCCAACTCCAAGATGCCGTTCCAATGACCCTGGGCGAAGAATTCCAGGCCTTTGCCCACAACTTGGCAGAAGAGCAGTCGGTGCTGCGCACCGCCGCAGATCGCCTGCTAGAAATCAACCTTGGCGCCACGGCCATCGGCACCGGCTTGAACACCCCGGCGGGCTACCGCCACCAGGTCACCGCCACCTTGTCGGAAGTAACCGGGCTGGAAATGAAGTCGGCTCGTGACCTCATCGAGGCAACCTCCGATACCGGCGCCTATGTACTGGCACATTCTGCGGTCAAGCGCGCTGCCATGAAGATGTCCAAGATCTGTAACGATCTTCGCCTGCTTTCTTCAGGGCCTACCGCTGGCCTGCACGAGATTAATCTGCCGCCACGCGCCGCAGGTTCTTCGATCATGCCGGCTAAGGTCAATCCGGTGATTCCCGAGGTATGCAACCAGGTGTGCTTCAAGGTCTTCGGCAATGATCTCACCGTGACCATGGCCGCCGAGGCCGGCCAGCTGCAGCTCAATGTGATGGAACCTGTAATCGGTGAGGCACTCTTCCAATCACTGCGCATCCTGGCCAATGCCGCAGCAACGCTGCGCACCAAGTGCGTCGAAGGCATCACCGCCAACGCCGATGTATGCCGTGCCTATGTAGAAAACTCCATTGGCATTGTTACCTACCTCAACCCCTTCATTGGCCACCACCAGGGCGATCTGATTGGTAAAGAGGCCGCAGCCACCGGCAAAACCGTGCGCGAATTGGTGCTAGAAAAAGGTCTGATGAGCCAGGAGCTGCTCGACCAGGTCTTAAGCACCGAAAACCTCATGCACCCCACCTTCCGAGGCACCTTGTACCTGGAAAACTAATTCATTGTCTTGCTTGCGCACCTGCATAGAGCATGCAAGAAGCCCTCAGCGCTTCTGTCGTGCTCGCAGGTGCGTTGGCCTTTGGGCATGATGGAGAAGCAGGCCAGTACATTTTGCGCCACCCATGTGAAAGCCCACCCAAGCAGAAAGGCGTTTGATAACGATGCAATCCGATGTCGCTATTGCGCAGGCACACCAGCTCGAAGCAATTGAAACCATCGCGGCCAAAGTAGATATCCCCGAAGAAGCCATATTGCCCTATGGACGCTCCAAAGCCAAGGTAGACCCGGCGCTGGTGCCAACCGAACGCAAGGGCAAGCTGGTGCTCGTCACCGGTATGTCGCCAACACCGGCCGGTGAAGGCAAGTCCACAGTCCTCATTGGCCTGGCAGATGCCTTTAGCCTTCAAGGCCACCGCACCGTGGTGGCCATTCGCGAACCATCCCTAGGGCCTGTCATGGGCATTAAAGGCGGTGCCGCCGGCGGCGGATACTCACAGATCGTGCCGATGGAAGACATCAACCTGCATTTCACCGGTGATTTCCACGCCATTACCTCAGCCAATAACACCCTGGCCGCCATCATCGATAACCACATTCACCAGGGCAATGAGCTCGGCATTGATGTCCGACGCATTACGTGGCAGCGCTGCCAAGACGTCAATGATCGCTCGCTGCGCAACGTCGTGACCGGCCTAGGTGGCAAGGCCCACGGAGTACCCGAGCAGACCGGCTTTAGCATCACCGCCGCCAGCGAGATCATGGCCATTTTGTGTCTGGCCACCTCATTGGAAGACCTTAAAGAACGCATCTCCAAGGTCGTGGTGGCGCAAACCTTCGATGGCGCACCTGTCACCGTGGCCCAGCTCAACGCCGAGGGCGCGCTGACCGCCTTGCTTCGCGACGCC
This window of the Corynebacterium pseudopelargi genome carries:
- a CDS encoding HAD family hydrolase, with translation MIWDMDGTLVDSEPLWARGTFAMSEAMGKRLTPELQAQTVGASFSYTARLCAEHAGVELFDEAYWRRFAFENMRKMFSEELTLRPGVATMLQRFKASGVPMAIATNTEREVADAAIAFLGAELFQATVCGDEVPQGKPAPDIYHRAAELLGVAPSQCLVFEDSQAGMRAALAAKATVVGLPEREEDLVQGAASMRALVGGIDFDFDQAGDLAFWCDALQMGD
- a CDS encoding phosphoribosyl-ATP diphosphatase, with amino-acid sequence MKNFDSLFEELLDRAETRPEGSGTVKALDAGIHTLGKKVIEEAGEVWLAAEHESDEALAEEIAQLMYWSQVIMLKRGLRPEDIYKYL
- the hisG gene encoding ATP phosphoribosyltransferase, which codes for MLKVAIPNKGSLSEAASEILKEAGYVGRGESKMLTVLDKANDVEFFFLRPKDIAIYVAGGQLDLGITGRDLAADSKADVDEVMTLGFGASTFRYAAPKDQAWDVEKLEGKRVATSYPNLVRQDLARRGIQAQVIRLDGAVEISIKLGVADAIADVVSTGRTLRKQGLEPFGEPLVDSQAVVVGRKGVEVNQEQKVFLARLQGILHAQHYLMLDYNVDAARLEQARAITPGVTGPTVSPLAREGWVAVRALVPRAKANQIMDSLVDIGAEAILASDIRIARV
- a CDS encoding anaerobic C4-dicarboxylate transporter, translated to MVILHILIVLFAIILGVRLGSIGIGFAGGLGVLLLGLFGVPVTREDIPFDVIGIIMAVIAAISAMQRAGGMDYLVHIAEKALRKNPKYITYVAPVVTYLMTLFAGTGHTAFSTLPVIVEVSKESGIRPSRPLSVAVPASQMAITASPISAAVVFVASILEPMGVGYLTLLAVAIPATFLSIFPTAWLANRLGKELDQDPVYQQRLAKGLVAKPKGQQAFQASTAGKASVWIFLIAIVLVMVYATLISDQVGLISDPTLPRNEAIMAMMLAAATAIVMVCKIPADEILKTQVFRSGMSACVCVLGVAWLGTTLINYYIEDIKGFSTELLGSYPWMLAVVLFFAAALLYSQAATSKALLPAALAIGVSPLTVVAAFPAVSALFLLPTYPTLLAAVEMDDTGSTRIGNAVFNHPFIIPGTLAIAIAVALGFLFGSVMI
- the aspA gene encoding aspartate ammonia-lyase; translated protein: MASKANTKDLKDTHGAEAEALEEKKQAEQQEAKKQQPSRSTSTKKPKVRIEEDLLGEMEIPEDAYYGIHTMRAIENYQISRTTINHVPEFIRGMVSVKKAAARANRRLHVLPKEKAEAIEWACDQILVEGRCMDQFPIDVFQGGAGTSLNMNTNEVVANLALEYLGKPKGAYDVINPNDDVNMSQSTNDAYPTGFRLGVYACMLRLIDEINELERAFRDKGSEFVDILKMGRTQLQDAVPMTLGEEFQAFAHNLAEEQSVLRTAADRLLEINLGATAIGTGLNTPAGYRHQVTATLSEVTGLEMKSARDLIEATSDTGAYVLAHSAVKRAAMKMSKICNDLRLLSSGPTAGLHEINLPPRAAGSSIMPAKVNPVIPEVCNQVCFKVFGNDLTVTMAAEAGQLQLNVMEPVIGEALFQSLRILANAAATLRTKCVEGITANADVCRAYVENSIGIVTYLNPFIGHHQGDLIGKEAAATGKTVRELVLEKGLMSQELLDQVLSTENLMHPTFRGTLYLEN